In Drosophila teissieri strain GT53w chromosome 2R, Prin_Dtei_1.1, whole genome shotgun sequence, the following proteins share a genomic window:
- the LOC122614869 gene encoding uncharacterized protein LOC122614869 isoform X1: protein MTEVEQPPQNGIDPTAGEDDDNSKARPADIEQDMREMERRKRVEAIMGSKLFREELERIVDSARDGGAGASGILQQLSDIVGVPVSRVSNVFKSSNCMVPINDIRGVESMGYAKGEKILRCKLAATFRLLDLYGWTQGLGAQITARLKVDQEYFLVNPYGLLYHEITASALNKVDMQGQIVEQGTTNFGGNKSHFVLHSVVHAARPDIRCAIYIGCSPVVAISSLKSGLLPLTKDACVLGEITTHAYTGLFDEEERNRLVRSLGPNSKVILLTNHGALCCGETIEEAFFAACHIVQACETQLKLLPVGLDNLVLIPEESRKAIYEQSRRPPEDLEKKFAAVTAGEDGAAAAEKEAAEAVPKVGSPPKWRVGGAEFEALMRMLDNAGYRTGYIYRHPLIKSDPPKPKNDVELPPAVSSLGYLLEEEELFRQGIWKKGDIRKGGDRSRWLNSPNVYQKVEVLETGTPDPKKITKWVAEGSPTHSTPVRIEDPLQFVPAGTNPREFKRVQQLIKDNRRADKISAGPQSHILEGVTWDEASRLKDATVSQAGDHVVMMGAASKGIIQRGFQHNATVYKAPYAKNPFDNVTDDELNEYKRTVERKKKSVHGEYTDTDFSESEAVLQAGTKKYPQSEPETEHQVIEIQTQQAPVPRQAEVVLSDGDNKNNEYQICVDDKENHLYERNRNLSGNSKCRRDLFATKGEDPIPSPDHLYTYVYATAASLGQCAQPEVCSALLRALHSEQLGYLASCYRGGAGHSNATTASTCTITSATGSSTASRRPLQHVNIMYPQPYRTGSHFGFNSPRQHPHTEHKHVPKERDHHALGYRPMQRGISYEEIFATPRYEQLCQACFDKLLRLKPELQRIGTGTAASSCAEELTSAGSTPMQRRQLPSLSEAYDYVGQMAKLPQPPRVQCNAYTQTKSSSPSSSIKNFLSQIEKFNFSEESTNINYTPRPINSESSLLGLVVEQACSSAGASATSAPPRRIYRAEHVDITEVWSFGRWLEPHDNMIASNADEFAQQPLTEHCITSEFNQHFAPADNQVARQLMTREERQRRKFEFEELWQDHIFGAREQRTYENVPLDGQEVVTLSVNDGEYQYIGDILGEVYNERDSTSDNQIDRKLMTREERHRRKSEFEELCQDRETRAEEHMQTHENISLDGQEVVTLTADDCLHNEGMTEPSDELPKILQKFEESLTLAGENLGKLVESTKKLQEIHTETSPVSSSSSPVEIGNLLRSISLVSITSADDTVSVQEPLFDLSISPSIAICSEEDNDGLTHNLAQEEKRDDEKPVTPISTEPDEPSDKEKDRVDEKDMDENDLHVEDEIPEAPGETIKVTVNQFFTSMDHNYVLKDSDENDHLVETEIRESKEVRSLETDNQFFTPLEREILQRIEEEKLDKSEPIFGKIDHSIRNKLTPKKLQDLVTEEIFRTHTHVYTNPRTPISRNAPHDTTLTPSGSSLSAHNISAPCSSMAHTHLVTRPTPRMSRSWSEDQQSVEDEQKKNGEGHQEYIDKDTPLDRVISSTTFVCRSSPTRNRNFIQENIRNASRPRIASGSIRKHKSNTVTSPRAKSSPSSVCAFQCGQRDSGARLWVALPTPPRARARALYTVRGNPPSPFAKRRKPLVILPPMRRNIAQHRELVSSNESLHRTHSSSTFFVPDEEDRENSDNISTSTFQMEEAEKESPATEGNRNATNNSVYYSANDTTREEGEYSQSDTERRHLPEIYNSSSDNSLEIVMETNRETDGHVKDLQPSTTVLESPEICSQLEEDRSSLELTRLAGGLEAHQIPRDTTEGIDETNGEYDRNSNYDDEHSFCVLQDMDDNDDQPSTSKAAMEKIRIIGAAAKPKENSHFGDEDVVTLDTVCIVRGLEMFVREVEPIKHETSEELSELGGLFENGLIDEGGEEAMPQ, encoded by the exons ATGACTGAAGTTGAGCAACCGCCACAGAATGGCATAGATCCCACTGCCGGCGAAGATGATGACAACAGCAAAGCACGTCCTGCGGATATTGAACAG GATATGCGCGAAATGGAGCGTCGCAAGCGGGTTGAGGCTATAATGGGCTCAAAGCTGTTCCGCGAGGAGCTGGAGCGTATCGTGGACTCGGCGCGCGATGGAGGAGCTGGCGCTAGTGGAATCCTGCAGCAGCTGTCGGACATTGTGGGCGTACCAGTGTCCAGGGTGAGCAACGTCTTCAAGAGCAGCAACTGCATGGTGCCCATCAACGATATACGCGGCGTCGAGTCCATGGGCTATGCCAAGGGCGAGAAGATACTCCGGTGCAAGCTGGCCGCCACATTCCGTCTGCTCGATCTGTACGGCTGGACCCAGGGTCTGGGGGCACAGATCACCGCCCGACTCAAGGTCGATCAGGAGTACTTCCTGGTTAATCCATACGGCCTGCTTTACCACGAGATCACTGCCTCAGCGCTGAACAAGGTGGACATGCAAGGACAGATTGTGGAGCAGGGCACCACCAACTTTGGCGGCAACAAGAGTC ACTTTGTCCTCCATTCGGTGGTACATGCCGCCCGTCCAGACATTCGATGCGCCATCTATATTGGTTGCAGTCCAGTCGTGGCTATTTCCTCACTGAAGTCGGGTCTGTTGCCTTTGACCAAGGATGCCTGTGTGCTGGGCGAGATCACCACTCACGCTTATACTGGACTGTtcgacgaggaggagcgcAATCGATTGGTTCGCAGCCTTGGTCCCAACTCCAAGGTGATTCTGTTAACTAACCACGGTGCTTTGTGCTGCGGAGAGACCATCGAGGAAGCCTTCTTCGCCGCCTGTCACATTGTGCAGGCGTGTGAGACCCAACTGAAGCTGTTGCCCGTCGGCTTGGATAACTTAGTGCTGATTCCAGAGGAGTCGCGCAAGGCCATTTACGAGCAGTCACGCCGGCCGCCGGAGGATCTGGAGAAGAAGTTTGCCGCCGTCACCGCTGGCGAAGATggtgctgccgctgctgaaAAGGAGGCAGCCGAAGCCGTACCCAAGGTGGGCAGTCCGCCCAAGTGGCGTGTGGGTGGCGCTGAATTCGAGGCCTTGATGCGCATGCTGGATAATGCTGGCTACCGCACTGGCTATATCTACCGCCATCCACTGATCAAATCGGATCCTCCCAAGCCTAAGAACGACGTCGAACTGCCGCCAGCTGTTTCATCACTGGGCTATCTTcttgaggaggaggagctcttCCGTCAAGG GATCTGGAAGAAGGGAGATATTCGCAAAGGCGGCGACCGCAGCCGGTGGCTCAACTCGCCGAACGTTTACCAAAAGGTCGAGGTTCTGGAGACCGGCACTCCGGATCCCAAGAAGATTACAAAG TGGGTGGCTGAAGGTTCCCCCACCCACTCAACGCCAGTGAGGATAGAAGATCCACTCCAGTTTGTGCCTGCAGGAACCAATCCAAGGGAATTTAAGCGTGTCCAGCAACTA ATTAAGGACAACCGCCGGGCAGATAAGATTTCCGCCGGACCACAGTCGCATATTCTGGAGGGCGTGACATGGGACGAGGCGAGCCGACTCAAGGATGCAACGGTCTCGCAGGCCGGCGACCATGTCGTCATGATGGGTGCCGCTTCCAAGGGAATCATCCAGCGTGGCTTCCAGCACAATGCCACTGTGTACAAGGCTCCCTATGCTAAGAACCCATTCGACAACGTCACAGACGATGAACTCAATGAATACAAACGCACGGTGGAGCGCAAAAAGAAATCGGTGCATGGCGAAT ATACCGACACAGACTTTTCGGAATCCGAAGCGGTCCTGCAGGCGGGGACAAAGAAATACCCACAAAGCGAACCCGAGACCG AGCACCAGGTCATTGAGATCCAAACACAACAAGCGCCAGTGCCAAGGCAGGCGGAAGTCGTGCTGAGCGATG GCGATAATAAGAATAATGAGTATCAGATATGTGTAGACGACAAGGAGAACCATTTATATGAGCGGAATAGGAACTTATCCGGCAATAGCAAGTGCCGACGCGACTTGTTTGCAACCAAGGGCGAGGATCCTATACCATCACCGGATCATCTGTATACCTATGTCTATGCGACAGCTGCCTCTTTGGGTCAGTGCGCCCAACCAGAGGTGTGCTCCGCCTTGCTGCGGGCTCTACATAGCGAGCAGTTGGGCTACCTGGCCAGTTGCTATCGCGGAGGAGCTGGGCACTCTAATGCCACCACCGCCAGTACATGCACTATAACCAGCGCCACCGGTTCCTCCACCGCATCGCGCAGACCATTGCAACATGTGAATATTATGTATCCACAGCCGTATCGCACGGGTTCGCATTTTGGATTCAATTCACCACGCCAGCATCCACACACTGAGCATAAGCATGTGCCCAAGGAGCGAGACCATCATGCCTTGGGCTATCGACCCATGCAGCGGGGGATCAGCTACGAGGAGATCTTCGCCACACCTCGCTATGAACAATTGTGCCAGGCGTGTTTCGACAAACTACTGCGCCTCAAGCCCGAGCTGCAAAGGATTGGCACTGGCACAGCTGCTAGTAGTTGTGCGGAGGAGCTGACAAGTGCCGGGAGCACGCCCATGCAACGACGCCAGTTGCCGTCTTTATCCGAGGCATACGATTATGTGGGGCAAATGGCAAAGTTGCCTCAACCTCCGAGGGTCCAATGTAATGCGTACACACAGACAAAGAGCTCTTCTCCCTCCTCTTCCATCAAAAACTTCCTTAGTCAAATCGAAAAGTTTAACTTTTCGGAAGAATCGACTAACATTAATTATACTCCACGTCCCATTAACAGCGAAAGCAGTCTTTTGGGACTGGTTGTGGAACAGGCATGCTCCAGCGCTGGAGCGAGTGCCACAAGTGCACCTCCTCGCAGAATTTACCGTGCAGAGCACGTCGACATTACGGAAGTCTGGAGCTTTGGTCGTTGGCTGGAGCCCCACGACAATATGATAGCGAGTAATGCAGATGAGTTTGCCCAACAGCCGCTGACCGAGCATTGCATCACATCGGAGTTTAATCAACATTTTGCGCCTGCTGACAATCAGGTCGCACGTCAATTGATGACCCGTGAAGAGCGCCAGCGTCGAAAGTTTGAGTTCGAGGAGCTTTGGCAAGATCACATCTTTGGGGCCAGAGAACAAAGAACCTATGAAAATGTACCTCTCGATGGGCAGGAAGTCGTGACTCTTAGTGTTAATGATGGCGAATACCAGTATATAGGCGATATTTTAGGCGAAGTCTATAATGAGAGAGATTCGACTAGTGACAATCAAATCGACCGCAAATTGATGACTCGCGAAGAGCGCCATCGTCGCAAGTCGGAGTTTGAGGAGCTGTGCCAAGATCGGGAAACTCGAGCCGAAGAACATATGCAGACCCATGAAAACATATCTCTCGATGGGCAGGAAGTCGTGACTCTTACTGCTGATGATTGCTTGCACAATGAAGGAATGACTGAGCCAAGTGATGAGTTACCAAAAATTCTGCAAAAGTTTGAGGAAAGTCTTACTTTAGCTGGCGAAAACCTAGGAAAGCTGGTGGAGAGTACCAAAAAACTACAAGAAATTCATACTGAAACATCACCCGTTTCTTCCAGTAGTTCACCAGTCGAAATAGGCAATCTCCTGCGGTCGATAAGTTTGGTGAGCATTACTTCAGCCGATGACACTGTGTCTGTACAGGAACCACTTTTCGATTTGTCCATAAGCCCAAGTATCGCCATATGCAGCGAAGAAGATAACGACGGACTAACCCATAATTTGGCACAGGAGGAAAAGCGAGACGACGAAAAGCCTGTTACTCCCATTTCCACGGAGCCAGATGAGCCCTCAGATAAGGAAAAGGATCGTGTCGACGAGAAAGACATGGACGAAAATGATCTACACGTGGAAGATGAGATCCCAGAGGCTCCTGGCGAAACAATTAAAGTAACCGTCAACCAGTTTTTTACGTCAATGGATCACAATTACGTTCTGAAAGACTCAGATGAAAATGATCATTTGGTTGAGACTGAGATCAGAGAGTCCAAAGAAGTTCGCTCCTTAGAGACAGACAACCAGTTTTTCACACCTCTAGAACGCGAGATTCTTCAGCGGATCGAGGAAGAAAAACTTGACAAGTCGGAGCCTATATTTGGAAAGATTGACCATAGTATTCGCAATAAGTTGACGCCAAAGAAGCTGCAAGACTTGGTCACCGAAGAGATATTTCGCACACATACGCATGTATACACCAATCCAAGGACACCGATATCGAGAAATGCACCACATGACACCACATTGACTCCCAGCGGCTCATCGCTGTCCGCTCATAATATCAGTGCTCCCTGCAGTTCGATGGCGCATACTCATCTTGTTACCCGACCAACACCCAGAATGTCGCGATCCTGGTCAGAGGATCAGCAAAGTGTGGAGGACGAACAAAAGAAGAACGGGGAGGGACATCAGGAATATATAGATAAAGACACTCCCCTAGATCGAGTAATCTCATCCACAACATTTGTGTGCAGAAGCAGTCCGACCAGAAACCGCAACTTTATTCAGGAGAACATTCGCAATGCCAGCAGACCACGAATTGCATCCGGCTCGATTAGAAAGCATAAAAGCAACACAGTAACTTCCCCTAGAGCCAAGTCAAGTCCATCCTCAGTGTGTGCTTTTCAATGTGGCCAGCGGGATAGCGGAGCCCGCCTATGGGTTGCATTGCCAACGCCTCCACGTGCTCGGGCTCGGGCTTTGTACACCGTTCGGGGTAATCCACCATCGCCCTTCGCCAAACGTCGCAAACCCCTGGTTATCCTTCCACCTATGCGTAGAAATATAGCCCAGCATCGCGAGCTAGTCTCATCTAATGAATCCCTGCACAGAACTCATTCCAGCAGCACGTTCTTTGTGCCCGATGAAGAGGATCGTGAAAATTCGGATAACATTTCAACGAGTACCTTTCAAATGGAGGAAGCTGAGAAAGAATCTCCTGCAACTGAGGGTAACAGGAATGCGACTAACAATTCTGTGTACTATAGCGCCAACGATACCACGCGAGAGGAGGGAGAATATTCACAGAGCGACACCGAAAGACGTCATTTGCCGGAGATTTATAATAGTTCTTCCGATAATTCTTTAGAAATTGTCATGGAAACTAACCGTGAAACGGATGGTCATGTGAAGGACCTACAACCGAGTACAACCGTTTTGGAAAGTCCAGAAATCTGTAGCCAACTCGAAGAAGACAGATCATCGCTAGAACTCACACGCTTAGCAGGTGGATTAGAAGCGCACCAAATTCCTAGGGATACAACAGAAGGAATAGATGAAACGAATGGAGAATATGACAGAAATAGTAATTACGATGATGAGCACAGCTTTTGTGTGCTGCAGGATATGGATGATAACGACGACCAACCCTCGACTTCGAAAGCGGCAATGGAAAAAATTCGCATAATCGGTGCTGCGGCGAAACCCAAAGAGAATTCTCATTTTGGGGACGAGGATGTGGTGACGCTGGACACGGTTTGCATTGTACGTGGTCTGGAGATGTTTGTGCGCGAGGTGGAGCCCATAAAGCATGAGACTTCAGAGGAATTATCAGAGTTGGGGGGACTTTTTGAAAATGGGTTAATTGATGAAGGTGGTGAGGAGGCCATGCCCCAGTAG
- the LOC122614869 gene encoding protein hu-li tai shao isoform X7, which yields MTEVEQPPQNGIDPTAGEDDDNSKARPADIEQDMREMERRKRVEAIMGSKLFREELERIVDSARDGGAGASGILQQLSDIVGVPVSRVSNVFKSSNCMVPINDIRGVESMGYAKGEKILRCKLAATFRLLDLYGWTQGLGAQITARLKVDQEYFLVNPYGLLYHEITASALNKVDMQGQIVEQGTTNFGGNKSHFVLHSVVHAARPDIRCAIYIGCSPVVAISSLKSGLLPLTKDACVLGEITTHAYTGLFDEEERNRLVRSLGPNSKVILLTNHGALCCGETIEEAFFAACHIVQACETQLKLLPVGLDNLVLIPEESRKAIYEQSRRPPEDLEKKFAAVTAGEDGAAAAEKEAAEAVPKVGSPPKWRVGGAEFEALMRMLDNAGYRTGYIYRHPLIKSDPPKPKNDVELPPAVSSLGYLLEEEELFRQGIWKKGDIRKGGDRSRWLNSPNVYQKVEVLETGTPDPKKITKWVAEGSPTHSTPVRIEDPLQFVPAGTNPREFKRVQQLIKDNRRADKISAGPQSHILEGVTWDEASRLKDATVSQAGDHVVMMGAASKGIIQRGFQHNATVYKAPYAKNPFDNVTDDELNEYKRTVERKKKSVHGEYTDTDFSESEAVLQAGTKKYPQSEPETEHQVIEIQTQQAPVPRQAEVVLSDVNKKILVAIDTITTSFL from the exons ATGACTGAAGTTGAGCAACCGCCACAGAATGGCATAGATCCCACTGCCGGCGAAGATGATGACAACAGCAAAGCACGTCCTGCGGATATTGAACAG GATATGCGCGAAATGGAGCGTCGCAAGCGGGTTGAGGCTATAATGGGCTCAAAGCTGTTCCGCGAGGAGCTGGAGCGTATCGTGGACTCGGCGCGCGATGGAGGAGCTGGCGCTAGTGGAATCCTGCAGCAGCTGTCGGACATTGTGGGCGTACCAGTGTCCAGGGTGAGCAACGTCTTCAAGAGCAGCAACTGCATGGTGCCCATCAACGATATACGCGGCGTCGAGTCCATGGGCTATGCCAAGGGCGAGAAGATACTCCGGTGCAAGCTGGCCGCCACATTCCGTCTGCTCGATCTGTACGGCTGGACCCAGGGTCTGGGGGCACAGATCACCGCCCGACTCAAGGTCGATCAGGAGTACTTCCTGGTTAATCCATACGGCCTGCTTTACCACGAGATCACTGCCTCAGCGCTGAACAAGGTGGACATGCAAGGACAGATTGTGGAGCAGGGCACCACCAACTTTGGCGGCAACAAGAGTC ACTTTGTCCTCCATTCGGTGGTACATGCCGCCCGTCCAGACATTCGATGCGCCATCTATATTGGTTGCAGTCCAGTCGTGGCTATTTCCTCACTGAAGTCGGGTCTGTTGCCTTTGACCAAGGATGCCTGTGTGCTGGGCGAGATCACCACTCACGCTTATACTGGACTGTtcgacgaggaggagcgcAATCGATTGGTTCGCAGCCTTGGTCCCAACTCCAAGGTGATTCTGTTAACTAACCACGGTGCTTTGTGCTGCGGAGAGACCATCGAGGAAGCCTTCTTCGCCGCCTGTCACATTGTGCAGGCGTGTGAGACCCAACTGAAGCTGTTGCCCGTCGGCTTGGATAACTTAGTGCTGATTCCAGAGGAGTCGCGCAAGGCCATTTACGAGCAGTCACGCCGGCCGCCGGAGGATCTGGAGAAGAAGTTTGCCGCCGTCACCGCTGGCGAAGATggtgctgccgctgctgaaAAGGAGGCAGCCGAAGCCGTACCCAAGGTGGGCAGTCCGCCCAAGTGGCGTGTGGGTGGCGCTGAATTCGAGGCCTTGATGCGCATGCTGGATAATGCTGGCTACCGCACTGGCTATATCTACCGCCATCCACTGATCAAATCGGATCCTCCCAAGCCTAAGAACGACGTCGAACTGCCGCCAGCTGTTTCATCACTGGGCTATCTTcttgaggaggaggagctcttCCGTCAAGG GATCTGGAAGAAGGGAGATATTCGCAAAGGCGGCGACCGCAGCCGGTGGCTCAACTCGCCGAACGTTTACCAAAAGGTCGAGGTTCTGGAGACCGGCACTCCGGATCCCAAGAAGATTACAAAG TGGGTGGCTGAAGGTTCCCCCACCCACTCAACGCCAGTGAGGATAGAAGATCCACTCCAGTTTGTGCCTGCAGGAACCAATCCAAGGGAATTTAAGCGTGTCCAGCAACTA ATTAAGGACAACCGCCGGGCAGATAAGATTTCCGCCGGACCACAGTCGCATATTCTGGAGGGCGTGACATGGGACGAGGCGAGCCGACTCAAGGATGCAACGGTCTCGCAGGCCGGCGACCATGTCGTCATGATGGGTGCCGCTTCCAAGGGAATCATCCAGCGTGGCTTCCAGCACAATGCCACTGTGTACAAGGCTCCCTATGCTAAGAACCCATTCGACAACGTCACAGACGATGAACTCAATGAATACAAACGCACGGTGGAGCGCAAAAAGAAATCGGTGCATGGCGAAT ATACCGACACAGACTTTTCGGAATCCGAAGCGGTCCTGCAGGCGGGGACAAAGAAATACCCACAAAGCGAACCCGAGACCG AGCACCAGGTCATTGAGATCCAAACACAACAAGCGCCAGTGCCAAGGCAGGCGGAAGTCGTGCTGAGCGATG tcaacaaaaaaattcttGTAGCAATTGATACTATCACAACCTCCTTTCTGTAA
- the LOC122614869 gene encoding protein hu-li tai shao isoform X6 — protein sequence MTEVEQPPQNGIDPTAGEDDDNSKARPADIEQDMREMERRKRVEAIMGSKLFREELERIVDSARDGGAGASGILQQLSDIVGVPVSRVSNVFKSSNCMVPINDIRGVESMGYAKGEKILRCKLAATFRLLDLYGWTQGLGAQITARLKVDQEYFLVNPYGLLYHEITASALNKVDMQGQIVEQGTTNFGGNKSHFVLHSVVHAARPDIRCAIYIGCSPVVAISSLKSGLLPLTKDACVLGEITTHAYTGLFDEEERNRLVRSLGPNSKVILLTNHGALCCGETIEEAFFAACHIVQACETQLKLLPVGLDNLVLIPEESRKAIYEQSRRPPEDLEKKFAAVTAGEDGAAAAEKEAAEAVPKVGSPPKWRVGGAEFEALMRMLDNAGYRTGYIYRHPLIKSDPPKPKNDVELPPAVSSLGYLLEEEELFRQGIWKKGDIRKGGDRSRWLNSPNVYQKVEVLETGTPDPKKITKWVAEGSPTHSTPVRIEDPLQFVPAGTNPREFKRVQQLIKDNRRADKISAGPQSHILEGVTWDEASRLKDATVSQAGDHVVMMGAASKGIIQRGFQHNATVYKAPYAKNPFDNVTDDELNEYKRTVERKKKSVHGEYTDTDFSESEAVLQAGTKKYPQSEPETEHQVIEIQTQQAPVPRQAEVVLSDGENVQNGDHSEAHLSTFSQSSKEDVSTDGSPKKDKKKKKGLRTPSFLKKKKEKKKAEA from the exons ATGACTGAAGTTGAGCAACCGCCACAGAATGGCATAGATCCCACTGCCGGCGAAGATGATGACAACAGCAAAGCACGTCCTGCGGATATTGAACAG GATATGCGCGAAATGGAGCGTCGCAAGCGGGTTGAGGCTATAATGGGCTCAAAGCTGTTCCGCGAGGAGCTGGAGCGTATCGTGGACTCGGCGCGCGATGGAGGAGCTGGCGCTAGTGGAATCCTGCAGCAGCTGTCGGACATTGTGGGCGTACCAGTGTCCAGGGTGAGCAACGTCTTCAAGAGCAGCAACTGCATGGTGCCCATCAACGATATACGCGGCGTCGAGTCCATGGGCTATGCCAAGGGCGAGAAGATACTCCGGTGCAAGCTGGCCGCCACATTCCGTCTGCTCGATCTGTACGGCTGGACCCAGGGTCTGGGGGCACAGATCACCGCCCGACTCAAGGTCGATCAGGAGTACTTCCTGGTTAATCCATACGGCCTGCTTTACCACGAGATCACTGCCTCAGCGCTGAACAAGGTGGACATGCAAGGACAGATTGTGGAGCAGGGCACCACCAACTTTGGCGGCAACAAGAGTC ACTTTGTCCTCCATTCGGTGGTACATGCCGCCCGTCCAGACATTCGATGCGCCATCTATATTGGTTGCAGTCCAGTCGTGGCTATTTCCTCACTGAAGTCGGGTCTGTTGCCTTTGACCAAGGATGCCTGTGTGCTGGGCGAGATCACCACTCACGCTTATACTGGACTGTtcgacgaggaggagcgcAATCGATTGGTTCGCAGCCTTGGTCCCAACTCCAAGGTGATTCTGTTAACTAACCACGGTGCTTTGTGCTGCGGAGAGACCATCGAGGAAGCCTTCTTCGCCGCCTGTCACATTGTGCAGGCGTGTGAGACCCAACTGAAGCTGTTGCCCGTCGGCTTGGATAACTTAGTGCTGATTCCAGAGGAGTCGCGCAAGGCCATTTACGAGCAGTCACGCCGGCCGCCGGAGGATCTGGAGAAGAAGTTTGCCGCCGTCACCGCTGGCGAAGATggtgctgccgctgctgaaAAGGAGGCAGCCGAAGCCGTACCCAAGGTGGGCAGTCCGCCCAAGTGGCGTGTGGGTGGCGCTGAATTCGAGGCCTTGATGCGCATGCTGGATAATGCTGGCTACCGCACTGGCTATATCTACCGCCATCCACTGATCAAATCGGATCCTCCCAAGCCTAAGAACGACGTCGAACTGCCGCCAGCTGTTTCATCACTGGGCTATCTTcttgaggaggaggagctcttCCGTCAAGG GATCTGGAAGAAGGGAGATATTCGCAAAGGCGGCGACCGCAGCCGGTGGCTCAACTCGCCGAACGTTTACCAAAAGGTCGAGGTTCTGGAGACCGGCACTCCGGATCCCAAGAAGATTACAAAG TGGGTGGCTGAAGGTTCCCCCACCCACTCAACGCCAGTGAGGATAGAAGATCCACTCCAGTTTGTGCCTGCAGGAACCAATCCAAGGGAATTTAAGCGTGTCCAGCAACTA ATTAAGGACAACCGCCGGGCAGATAAGATTTCCGCCGGACCACAGTCGCATATTCTGGAGGGCGTGACATGGGACGAGGCGAGCCGACTCAAGGATGCAACGGTCTCGCAGGCCGGCGACCATGTCGTCATGATGGGTGCCGCTTCCAAGGGAATCATCCAGCGTGGCTTCCAGCACAATGCCACTGTGTACAAGGCTCCCTATGCTAAGAACCCATTCGACAACGTCACAGACGATGAACTCAATGAATACAAACGCACGGTGGAGCGCAAAAAGAAATCGGTGCATGGCGAAT ATACCGACACAGACTTTTCGGAATCCGAAGCGGTCCTGCAGGCGGGGACAAAGAAATACCCACAAAGCGAACCCGAGACCG AGCACCAGGTCATTGAGATCCAAACACAACAAGCGCCAGTGCCAAGGCAGGCGGAAGTCGTGCTGAGCGATG GTGAAAACGTACAAAACGGCGATCATTCGGAGGCACACTTGAGCACCTTCTCGCAGAGCAGTAAAGAG GATGTCTCCACGGACGGATCACCCAAGAAagacaagaagaagaagaagggtCTGCGCACACCATCGTTtttgaaaaagaagaaggagaagaagaaggccGAGGCCTAA